In the genome of Bremerella sp. JC817, one region contains:
- a CDS encoding transketolase, with the protein MIVPASSDQQTQIASNIRKWILNSTHRAGSGHPTSSLSAVELMVALFFDGNFRYDIDHPQYANNDRLIFSKGHASPLFYALWCAADAIDEDDLMTYRQFDSVLEGHPTSRFAYTEAATGSLGQGLSIGAGMALAAKYLDQLPYRTYVLIGDSELAEGSQWEAIEIAAHYRLNNLIGILDVNRLGQRGETMEGYHLDVYRRRLDAFGWNTILIPNGHDIGEVSKAYRQAAELTDRPTMIIARTIKGKGVSFLENENGWHGKTLDDDQLAEALRELGEIPDVRGELKEPQRAEFPKIQASDPPSFHYERGEQVATRTAYGNALARLGDSRMDLVALDGEVSNSTRAEFFQEKYPERYFEMFIAEQNMVGTALGMALRGRVPFVSTFAAFLTRAFDQIRMARYSNPNLKFVGSHAGVEIGPDGPSQMGLEDLAMFRTIMDAAILYPCDAVATERCVEQLANSEGIGYLRTTRGKLPVIYDDKEQFPIGGSKTLRESDDDEVTLISAGATLHQCLAAEEELRADGLAVRVIDLYSIQPLDLDTLRVASEETSLLITVEDHFAAGGIGEAVTAALSDQPTPIRSLAVTVRPRSGKTDELFDLEGISKANIVKVVREALATQTEVQVG; encoded by the coding sequence ATGATCGTCCCCGCCTCCTCTGACCAACAAACTCAGATCGCGTCGAACATACGTAAGTGGATTTTGAATTCCACGCACCGGGCCGGTTCCGGGCACCCGACCTCTTCCCTATCGGCAGTGGAATTGATGGTCGCGTTGTTCTTCGATGGGAACTTCCGCTACGACATCGACCACCCTCAGTACGCCAATAACGATCGCTTGATCTTCTCCAAAGGTCATGCCTCACCCCTCTTTTACGCGTTATGGTGTGCGGCAGACGCGATCGACGAAGACGATCTGATGACCTACCGACAATTCGATAGCGTGTTGGAAGGGCATCCCACGTCACGTTTTGCTTACACAGAAGCGGCGACTGGCTCGCTTGGCCAGGGGCTTTCTATCGGTGCCGGTATGGCGTTGGCCGCTAAGTATCTCGATCAGCTTCCGTATCGCACCTATGTGCTGATCGGCGACAGTGAACTGGCGGAGGGATCGCAGTGGGAAGCAATCGAGATCGCTGCGCACTACCGACTGAACAACCTCATTGGCATTCTTGATGTCAATCGGCTTGGGCAGCGGGGAGAAACGATGGAAGGCTATCACCTCGATGTCTACCGTCGCCGCTTGGATGCATTCGGCTGGAATACGATTTTGATCCCAAACGGTCACGATATCGGCGAAGTGAGCAAAGCCTATCGCCAGGCAGCCGAACTGACGGATCGCCCGACGATGATCATCGCGCGCACGATCAAGGGAAAGGGAGTGTCATTCCTGGAGAATGAAAACGGCTGGCATGGAAAGACACTCGACGACGACCAGTTGGCCGAAGCGTTACGGGAACTTGGCGAAATCCCCGATGTGCGAGGCGAGTTGAAGGAACCTCAGCGCGCCGAATTCCCTAAGATTCAAGCGAGTGATCCCCCTTCTTTTCATTACGAAAGAGGGGAACAGGTGGCGACCCGGACCGCGTATGGCAATGCCCTGGCGAGATTGGGGGACAGCCGAATGGATCTTGTCGCTCTCGATGGTGAGGTCTCAAATTCGACGCGGGCCGAGTTTTTTCAAGAGAAGTACCCTGAGCGATACTTCGAGATGTTTATCGCCGAGCAGAACATGGTGGGGACAGCACTAGGGATGGCGCTCCGGGGAAGAGTTCCCTTCGTCTCAACATTTGCGGCATTTCTGACACGGGCATTTGATCAGATTCGGATGGCACGTTACTCGAATCCGAACTTGAAGTTTGTCGGATCGCATGCTGGCGTGGAAATTGGACCAGATGGCCCTTCCCAAATGGGGCTCGAGGATCTGGCGATGTTCCGAACGATCATGGATGCCGCGATCCTTTATCCTTGCGATGCGGTCGCGACAGAACGCTGTGTAGAGCAGCTGGCAAATTCCGAAGGCATCGGATATCTCCGGACAACGCGGGGCAAGCTGCCGGTGATCTATGACGACAAGGAACAGTTCCCGATCGGTGGCAGCAAAACCTTGCGGGAATCGGACGACGACGAAGTGACCTTGATCTCAGCAGGGGCGACATTACATCAATGCCTGGCCGCCGAGGAAGAATTGCGGGCCGATGGTCTGGCAGTGCGAGTGATCGATTTGTACTCGATCCAGCCACTCGATTTAGACACGTTGCGTGTGGCTTCCGAAGAGACCTCGTTGCTTATAACCGTGGAAGATCATTTCGCCGCCGGTGGAATCGGAGAGGCGGTCACGGCGGCGTTGTCGGACCAACCAACTCCGATTCGATCTTTGGCGGTTACTGTTCGTCCTCGGAGTGGAAAGACGGACGAACTGTTCGATCTGGAGGGAATCTCGAAAGCTAACATTGTCAAAGTGGTCCGCGAGGCCTTGGCGACGC
- a CDS encoding protein-L-isoaspartate(D-aspartate) O-methyltransferase, translated as MDLDQQRDLMLSQLQQRGITSPRVLKAMRDVPREAFVLPDFREDAYADSALPLTHKQTISQPLIVALMAQVLELKPEDCVLEVGTGSGYAATVLGNLCGEVFTVERITDLAITAAETIRQLDIRNVHVRFGDGIKGWPAESPYDAISVAAGGDHVPSALLDQLAIGGRLVIPLGSKPDSLALVRIRKVDKDRYERENFGRVHFVPLLPDTT; from the coding sequence ATGGATCTAGACCAGCAGCGTGACTTGATGCTATCGCAATTGCAACAGCGCGGCATCACCTCTCCACGCGTCCTTAAGGCCATGCGAGATGTCCCGCGCGAAGCGTTCGTGCTGCCAGACTTCCGCGAAGATGCCTACGCCGACTCGGCCTTACCACTGACGCACAAGCAAACGATCTCGCAGCCACTCATCGTTGCGTTGATGGCACAAGTGCTTGAGCTGAAACCAGAGGATTGCGTGCTCGAAGTCGGGACCGGCAGCGGGTATGCCGCCACGGTGCTCGGCAATCTCTGCGGCGAGGTCTTCACCGTCGAGCGGATCACCGACCTGGCGATCACGGCAGCAGAGACCATTCGCCAACTAGACATCAGGAATGTTCACGTTCGTTTCGGAGACGGAATCAAAGGTTGGCCAGCTGAATCACCCTACGACGCGATCAGCGTTGCCGCCGGCGGCGATCACGTGCCCAGTGCGTTGCTTGATCAACTGGCGATCGGTGGCCGATTGGTCATACCGCTCGGTTCCAAACCAGATTCGCTGGCTTTGGTGCGAATACGTAAGGTAGATAAGGATCGCTACGAACGGGAAAACTTCGGGCGTGTTCATTTCGTTCCTCTATTGCCCGACACGACTTAG
- a CDS encoding DUF1549 domain-containing protein codes for MNDQDPIIDPLLEELLGQQQMPDLTARILKTHQQRQTGSKPSQTNGHAKAPLSMVSAATTSADTNGAEIELPPSKSSTAKRRLQRRRLITSIGSLALSLCLLVMLGGVAYYSYQYVLPGQGMPLAADGTKTPSGGARETDARVEPAPQIASHTDPHDLGVEDPRTTPEMKPQMPIEVEAVDPKSLAKSNEPAPRFVAPRVRGSLKLSDEQVVGEINEAIASVWQAENVKPSPQATDLEFCRRTYLQLLGRIPTVDEIEHFVSQRRDNKREWLVDQILGTEKYQAEFASFWSARFANLLVGRAGGMTDDSPIDRAALEGYLSKAFQKNEPYNQVVQQLLTATGTTSPGSENFNPATNFLVSMIDGDAKLATAKTCSAFLGQQLQCAECHNHPTTGWSQQQFWGLNAFFRQTKLAKESDSGQLAIVNQDFSKTRQSDSGEVYYEQPNGLLKVAYPEFVDGTTIPRSGNVSEVDRRQELAQLIVNSDQFPKATVNRMWQHFFGVGFTQPVDDMGPHNPASHPELLDRLSEHFAESNFDLRRLMRWITLSQPYGLSSRQIDENLADSPDSGRQLFTRYYSRQMEAEQLFHSLQMLAKSSPTEGSPIIASLDDRHSWLGQVNQKMGDDEDSETSSLDGGITQSLLLMNGGLMKQATDAQAAVLKKVTASKMSAQEKIDHLFLAALSRRPTKKESVAIKEILNNRQNEATALQDIWWALLNSNEFILDH; via the coding sequence ATGAACGACCAAGATCCGATCATCGATCCTCTGCTTGAGGAACTGCTGGGCCAGCAGCAGATGCCGGATCTTACTGCGCGCATTCTCAAGACGCACCAGCAGCGGCAAACCGGCAGCAAGCCTTCCCAGACCAACGGTCACGCGAAGGCTCCGCTTTCGATGGTTTCGGCCGCGACCACCTCGGCAGATACGAATGGTGCCGAGATTGAGCTTCCACCTTCCAAGTCGAGCACCGCCAAACGACGGCTTCAGCGGCGTCGATTGATCACTTCGATCGGTTCGCTCGCTTTAAGTTTGTGTTTGCTGGTGATGCTGGGTGGAGTCGCCTACTACAGCTATCAATACGTTTTGCCAGGGCAAGGCATGCCGCTCGCCGCCGACGGGACCAAAACACCGTCTGGCGGCGCCCGCGAAACCGACGCGAGGGTGGAGCCTGCTCCGCAGATCGCTTCTCATACCGATCCACACGACCTGGGTGTCGAGGATCCGCGTACCACACCGGAAATGAAGCCGCAGATGCCGATCGAGGTCGAAGCGGTTGATCCGAAGTCGCTGGCCAAGTCGAACGAGCCTGCGCCGCGGTTCGTCGCGCCACGTGTGCGTGGCAGCTTGAAGCTCTCGGACGAGCAAGTCGTCGGCGAGATCAACGAAGCGATCGCCTCGGTCTGGCAAGCGGAAAACGTGAAGCCTTCGCCGCAAGCGACCGATCTCGAATTTTGCCGTCGTACTTACCTGCAACTCCTCGGCCGAATTCCGACGGTCGACGAGATCGAACATTTCGTCAGCCAACGACGCGATAACAAGCGAGAGTGGCTGGTCGATCAAATTCTAGGTACTGAGAAGTATCAGGCCGAATTCGCTTCGTTCTGGAGCGCTCGCTTCGCGAACCTGCTGGTGGGACGTGCCGGCGGGATGACCGACGACAGCCCGATCGATCGCGCCGCGCTGGAAGGCTATCTGTCGAAGGCATTCCAGAAGAACGAACCTTACAACCAGGTGGTCCAGCAACTGTTGACCGCCACCGGGACCACCAGTCCTGGCAGCGAGAACTTCAACCCGGCGACCAACTTCCTGGTCAGCATGATCGACGGCGATGCGAAGCTGGCGACCGCCAAGACTTGCTCGGCCTTCCTAGGGCAGCAGCTGCAATGTGCCGAATGCCACAACCATCCGACCACCGGCTGGAGTCAGCAGCAGTTCTGGGGACTGAATGCCTTCTTCCGTCAAACCAAGCTGGCGAAGGAAAGCGACAGCGGCCAGCTGGCGATCGTCAACCAAGACTTCTCGAAGACGCGTCAGTCGGACTCGGGCGAAGTTTACTATGAACAACCCAACGGCCTCTTGAAGGTCGCCTACCCCGAGTTTGTCGATGGCACCACGATCCCACGCTCTGGGAATGTCTCCGAAGTTGATCGGCGGCAAGAGTTGGCCCAGTTGATCGTCAACTCCGATCAGTTCCCGAAGGCGACTGTTAATCGAATGTGGCAGCACTTCTTCGGTGTTGGCTTCACTCAGCCGGTCGACGACATGGGACCGCACAATCCTGCTTCGCATCCAGAACTGTTGGATCGTTTGTCGGAGCACTTTGCGGAATCGAACTTCGACCTCCGCCGGCTGATGCGATGGATCACCTTGTCGCAGCCGTACGGGCTCAGCAGCCGTCAGATCGACGAGAACCTCGCCGATAGCCCAGACAGCGGTCGCCAACTGTTCACCCGGTATTACTCGCGTCAGATGGAAGCGGAGCAGTTGTTCCACTCGCTGCAGATGCTGGCTAAGAGCTCGCCGACTGAGGGAAGCCCGATCATCGCTTCGCTGGACGATCGCCACTCGTGGCTCGGCCAGGTCAATCAGAAGATGGGCGACGATGAAGACAGCGAGACATCGTCGCTCGACGGGGGCATTACGCAGTCGCTGCTGCTGATGAACGGTGGCCTGATGAAGCAAGCCACCGACGCCCAGGCCGCCGTGCTGAAGAAGGTGACCGCCTCGAAGATGTCGGCCCAGGAAAAGATCGATCACTTGTTCCTGGCAGCCCTCTCGCGTCGTCCGACAAAGAAGGAATCGGTCGCCATCAAAGAGATCCTCAACAATCGCCAGAACGAGGCAACCGCCCTGCAAGATATCTGGTGGGCGCTGCTTAATAGCAACGAGTTCATTCTCGATCATTGA
- a CDS encoding sigma-70 family RNA polymerase sigma factor: MKDLPQHETPAVDIAQLVADHQLSVWRYLRSWGCSPQEAEDLTQETFLKVLEKPFEQLTDAATRGFLRTVARNLLIDRRRREGRQTNIQAVENIDQFWVASDDRKPEELLEFLADCLEGLTERARMALQMRFQDHKSRSEIADALEIGEHGAKNLMQRAKQQLRDCIEFKLKEES; the protein is encoded by the coding sequence ATGAAAGACCTTCCGCAACACGAAACGCCTGCGGTTGATATCGCGCAACTTGTTGCCGACCATCAACTTAGCGTGTGGCGATATTTGCGATCTTGGGGGTGTTCACCTCAAGAAGCGGAAGACTTGACCCAGGAAACTTTTTTGAAGGTCCTGGAAAAGCCGTTCGAGCAGCTGACGGATGCTGCCACCAGGGGGTTTCTTAGGACTGTCGCCCGAAACCTGCTGATTGATCGGCGTCGTCGTGAAGGACGGCAAACCAATATCCAGGCGGTGGAAAACATCGACCAGTTCTGGGTCGCAAGTGACGATCGCAAGCCGGAAGAGTTGTTAGAGTTTCTAGCCGACTGCCTGGAAGGGCTGACAGAACGGGCCCGGATGGCCCTGCAGATGCGTTTTCAAGATCATAAATCGCGAAGCGAAATCGCCGACGCCTTAGAAATTGGCGAGCACGGCGCCAAGAACCTGATGCAGCGTGCCAAGCAGCAACTGCGGGACTGCATCGAGTTCAAACTTAAAGAAGAATCATGA
- a CDS encoding trypsin-like peptidase domain-containing protein: protein MKVASSLLLLFLLATPVAAADTVLYCFTADWCVYCHQMKPVIGRLQQSGHPVQVIDRDQQPQMAQQMGVRGLPYFVLVSNNQIVDSVEGATSYDRLARMFRVAKPEVPAPPQAIPAQAAAPLGSATGLARGQSPHVGAVQPAVYGQPAAPQAAANPGNVQALAMQASVKLKVSDPDGHSYGSGTVVHSQGNECLVLTCAHLFRDSQGQGPLEVLTFQDSEAGSSVPGKVLVYDLDRDVALVAIRTQSPITPMQIAGENHQLQVGQQAFSVGCDNGGPRNLYQSRINSLNRYVGHANVQAAGAPTVGRSGGGLFTPEGQLVGVCNAADDEDNEGIYAAIPTIYAVLHKANLAHLFSKPNPVQLASASAPLASPEPRSMPVTPPSNFPGNPAVRPIPSSPSVPASAPVNAITSGGGNIDAMQGLSQVEREMLHYLRGQKGGAEVTVVLRSKDNPTAQPAVFTLPGQPSQEFLRQASKNDGRPGPIMRGQSR from the coding sequence ATGAAGGTGGCAAGCTCGCTACTACTACTCTTCCTGCTCGCGACTCCGGTCGCGGCGGCCGACACCGTTCTGTACTGTTTCACCGCCGACTGGTGCGTCTATTGTCATCAAATGAAGCCGGTCATCGGTCGACTGCAACAGTCTGGCCATCCGGTTCAAGTGATCGATCGGGACCAGCAACCGCAGATGGCTCAGCAAATGGGCGTTCGCGGGCTGCCGTACTTCGTCCTGGTCTCGAATAACCAAATCGTTGATTCGGTCGAAGGTGCCACCTCGTACGACCGCCTGGCCCGCATGTTCCGCGTGGCCAAGCCAGAAGTCCCAGCACCTCCCCAAGCGATTCCTGCTCAAGCGGCCGCTCCGCTCGGCTCGGCCACTGGTTTAGCTCGCGGCCAATCGCCGCACGTCGGCGCCGTGCAGCCTGCTGTTTATGGTCAGCCGGCCGCTCCCCAAGCAGCCGCCAACCCTGGCAACGTTCAAGCGTTGGCGATGCAGGCCAGCGTGAAACTGAAAGTGTCAGACCCGGACGGCCACTCGTACGGCAGCGGTACCGTGGTGCATAGCCAAGGTAACGAATGCCTGGTGCTGACCTGTGCTCACTTGTTCCGCGATTCCCAGGGCCAAGGCCCACTCGAAGTGCTGACCTTTCAGGACTCGGAAGCAGGCAGCAGCGTGCCAGGTAAGGTCCTGGTTTACGACCTCGATCGTGACGTCGCCCTGGTGGCGATTCGCACGCAGTCGCCGATCACACCAATGCAGATCGCCGGCGAAAATCATCAACTACAAGTCGGCCAACAAGCCTTCAGCGTTGGCTGCGATAATGGCGGTCCGCGCAACCTTTATCAGTCGCGGATCAACAGCTTGAACCGCTATGTCGGTCATGCCAACGTGCAGGCCGCCGGAGCACCTACTGTCGGTCGCAGCGGTGGTGGCCTCTTTACTCCAGAAGGGCAACTGGTTGGCGTTTGCAATGCCGCCGACGACGAAGATAACGAAGGGATCTACGCGGCAATTCCTACGATTTATGCCGTACTGCATAAAGCAAACCTGGCTCACTTGTTCAGCAAGCCTAACCCGGTTCAACTTGCTTCGGCGTCGGCTCCGTTGGCTTCGCCAGAACCTCGCTCGATGCCTGTGACTCCGCCATCGAACTTCCCTGGCAACCCGGCCGTTCGTCCAATCCCAAGCAGCCCTTCGGTTCCAGCTTCGGCACCGGTCAATGCGATCACTAGCGGTGGCGGCAATATCGATGCGATGCAGGGGCTCAGCCAGGTAGAGCGGGAGATGCTGCACTATCTGCGCGGGCAGAAGGGTGGTGCCGAGGTGACGGTGGTCCTTCGATCGAAGGATAACCCCACGGCCCAGCCGGCTGTCTTTACGCTTCCTGGGCAGCCTTCGCAGGAATTTCTACGCCAAGCTTCAAAAAACGATGGGCGTCCTGGCCCGATCATGCGAGGCCAAAGTCGCTAG
- a CDS encoding DEAD/DEAH box helicase family protein, translating to MSDTFPQIKFRGQLRPSQLQVRDVAQQQLSRGEHQLHIVAPPGSGKTVLGLYLWAELIKRPALVLSPNSAIQSQWAARTDLFETDRPMPMLVSTNPEEPQLLTSLTYQAVTLPRRGDDGLDHAAMSLWEDRLIEKGQAQDPAEAKVWIRDLKKHNRDYYDERLSAYRKSVRDEAGLAGQSFEMLHQSCLKTWQRLRDVGVGLLILDECHHLVGHWGRVLSDARQYLDNPIVIGLTATPPDGDGKVPADFQRYQEFLGPIDHDVPVPAVVRDGFLAPYQDLAYFVRPSEAELRFVAQADDHLQEILEQVCTKPSDDGEAEPATPTSEIVEGKEDEPLTEEPLMLQHVGGTEAVYHEENPFDDLIPENEPPAKTPPLEVPVAVEPETADEAPRIKALVPWLLQTLETRRHATSTFKTWASFHRRDPEFADAARVFLQVREVKLPEEVPPVVIEVPLDEVPQIPVVIPVLDRYVRHALRRSPNAEDRALAERVISGLRMLGVQITETGCQACASPVGRVLAYSSEKANALVPILTAEMAAMGEAIRAVVVTDFEKTSATISEVEDLLSSEAGGAIAAFRVLVSDPQLDQLNPILVTGSSVLVDDDLSPRFEEAAKLWLSNAGYEATLTFEAETGFHVVSGSGRDWCPRVYVEMITDLFQRGLTKCLVGTRGLLGEGWDANKINVLIDLTTVTTSMTVRQLRGRSFRLDPQEPEKLADNWDVVCLAPEFSKGLDDYARFIKKHQNIFGVTDDAVIEKGVGHVHPALTELRPELLEGSVRDLNRDMLQRVTRRRETRGLWKIGTPYEGNPNHTLEMRINEAPREQGGFPPFPGAKEPWSSESLVQAIGEAIARTMVQLDMLKSAPHVLAKSRAGGYVRVLLEDANDEDSRVFVTALHEALGPLNRPRYIIPRKLKFVKGNWFSQMLPKVLGQYFEKSVDKTVTVHAVPNVLARNKETVEVYQQYWNEYVSPGFPVFALRGDGEDLLREALKKGMSPQGDFHEKEIFR from the coding sequence ATGAGCGATACCTTTCCCCAGATCAAATTTCGCGGCCAGCTTCGACCATCGCAGCTTCAGGTTCGTGATGTCGCTCAGCAGCAGCTCTCGCGCGGCGAGCATCAACTGCACATCGTTGCCCCGCCCGGCTCTGGCAAAACGGTCCTGGGCCTTTATCTGTGGGCGGAACTGATCAAACGCCCTGCCCTGGTGCTCAGTCCGAACTCGGCCATCCAGTCGCAATGGGCGGCCAGGACCGATCTATTCGAGACCGACCGGCCGATGCCAATGCTGGTCAGCACCAATCCGGAAGAACCGCAGCTTCTGACCTCGCTCACCTATCAAGCGGTCACGTTGCCACGTCGCGGCGACGATGGACTCGATCATGCCGCGATGTCGTTGTGGGAAGATCGCCTGATCGAAAAAGGTCAGGCCCAAGATCCAGCCGAAGCGAAGGTCTGGATTCGCGACCTGAAAAAACACAATCGCGACTACTACGACGAACGCCTGTCCGCCTATCGCAAGAGTGTACGGGACGAAGCAGGCCTGGCAGGGCAATCGTTCGAGATGCTGCATCAGTCTTGCTTGAAGACCTGGCAGCGACTGCGCGACGTTGGGGTCGGGCTATTGATCCTCGACGAATGCCATCACCTGGTGGGGCATTGGGGCCGCGTGCTTTCGGATGCTCGACAGTATCTCGATAACCCGATCGTGATCGGCCTCACGGCAACTCCGCCCGATGGCGACGGCAAGGTGCCGGCCGACTTTCAGCGGTATCAAGAGTTCCTCGGACCGATCGATCACGATGTGCCGGTCCCGGCCGTGGTTCGCGACGGGTTCCTGGCACCTTACCAGGACCTGGCGTACTTCGTTCGCCCTTCCGAGGCTGAGCTGCGCTTCGTGGCCCAAGCAGACGATCACCTGCAAGAGATCCTGGAGCAAGTTTGCACCAAGCCCTCCGACGATGGCGAAGCCGAGCCAGCGACCCCCACTTCCGAGATCGTCGAAGGCAAAGAGGACGAGCCACTGACCGAAGAACCGTTGATGCTGCAGCACGTGGGTGGAACCGAAGCGGTCTATCACGAAGAGAACCCATTCGACGATCTGATCCCTGAAAACGAACCCCCAGCCAAAACGCCGCCGCTTGAAGTTCCTGTGGCAGTCGAGCCAGAGACAGCTGACGAGGCTCCACGCATCAAAGCCTTGGTACCGTGGCTCCTGCAAACGCTAGAAACGCGACGGCATGCGACCAGTACCTTCAAGACCTGGGCGTCGTTCCATCGCCGCGATCCGGAGTTCGCCGATGCGGCTCGGGTCTTTCTTCAGGTCCGCGAAGTTAAATTGCCGGAAGAGGTCCCGCCGGTCGTCATCGAAGTGCCCCTCGACGAAGTCCCTCAGATTCCGGTCGTGATCCCGGTGCTCGATCGCTACGTACGGCATGCCTTGCGGCGTTCGCCCAACGCGGAAGATCGTGCTTTGGCGGAACGGGTAATCTCTGGCTTGCGGATGCTCGGCGTGCAAATCACCGAAACGGGTTGCCAGGCATGTGCTTCTCCGGTCGGACGCGTGCTGGCCTATTCCAGCGAGAAAGCCAACGCGTTGGTCCCGATTTTGACCGCGGAAATGGCAGCGATGGGAGAAGCCATCCGGGCAGTCGTGGTGACCGATTTCGAGAAGACTTCCGCTACGATTTCAGAAGTCGAAGACCTGCTCAGCAGCGAAGCAGGCGGAGCGATCGCCGCCTTTCGTGTGCTGGTGAGCGATCCGCAGCTCGATCAATTGAATCCGATTCTCGTTACCGGTTCCAGCGTTCTCGTGGATGACGACTTGTCACCTCGCTTCGAGGAAGCCGCCAAGCTGTGGCTATCCAATGCCGGCTACGAAGCAACGTTGACCTTCGAAGCGGAGACTGGCTTTCATGTCGTTTCCGGAAGTGGTCGCGATTGGTGCCCGCGCGTTTATGTCGAGATGATCACCGATTTGTTTCAACGCGGTTTGACGAAGTGCCTGGTCGGGACGCGTGGCTTGCTGGGAGAAGGCTGGGACGCCAACAAGATCAACGTGCTGATCGATCTAACGACAGTCACCACCAGCATGACAGTGCGTCAGCTGCGCGGCCGATCGTTCCGACTCGATCCGCAAGAGCCGGAGAAACTGGCCGACAACTGGGACGTGGTGTGCCTCGCTCCGGAATTCAGCAAAGGCCTGGATGACTATGCCCGTTTCATCAAGAAGCATCAAAACATCTTTGGTGTGACCGACGATGCCGTAATCGAGAAAGGTGTCGGTCACGTTCATCCCGCGCTCACCGAACTGCGACCGGAACTGCTGGAAGGCTCGGTCCGTGATCTGAATCGGGATATGCTGCAGCGCGTGACGCGACGCCGAGAGACGCGTGGCTTGTGGAAGATCGGTACGCCTTACGAAGGCAATCCGAATCATACGCTCGAGATGCGCATCAACGAAGCACCGCGCGAGCAAGGTGGCTTTCCGCCTTTCCCTGGGGCGAAGGAGCCCTGGTCGAGCGAGTCGCTGGTGCAAGCGATCGGCGAAGCGATTGCCCGTACGATGGTGCAGCTCGACATGCTCAAATCGGCTCCGCACGTCCTCGCCAAGTCACGTGCCGGTGGCTATGTTCGTGTCCTGCTGGAAGATGCCAACGACGAAGATAGCCGCGTTTTTGTTACGGCGCTGCACGAGGCACTCGGCCCGCTCAATCGACCACGCTACATCATCCCGCGGAAGCTGAAGTTCGTGAAAGGCAACTGGTTCTCGCAGATGCTTCCCAAGGTCTTGGGACAGTATTTCGAGAAGTCGGTCGACAAGACGGTGACCGTCCACGCGGTGCCCAATGTGCTGGCGAGAAACAAAGAGACAGTCGAAGTCTATCAACAATACTGGAACGAGTACGTCAGTCCTGGCTTCCCCGTGTTTGCGCTGCGAGGCGATGGCGAGGACCTGCTACGCGAGGCGCTCAAGAAGGGGATGAGTCCCCAAGGAGATTTTCACGAGAAAGAGATCTTCCGCTAA
- a CDS encoding DUF1559 domain-containing protein translates to MIRRRGNAKVIVLVVLAVIGTMMLTCAGLVALVVFPALGQARLAAQRMQSSNNMKMIALALHNYHDTYGTLPPAYIPDEDGKPMHSWRTLLLPFIEENYLYDQYDFDQPWNSPANLQLAAKTPWAYTNPAMKELEDQGLTTYVALAGPKTAINTQRGVKLSEVMRGAPNRVMVVEDTSNPVPWSQPTDISPEAFLAMDFSQQVFHGAMVGNVDGSVRFIAEDQKGELQGLVTTDDLAE, encoded by the coding sequence ATGATTCGTCGTCGTGGAAATGCCAAGGTCATTGTGCTGGTCGTGCTCGCCGTGATCGGGACGATGATGCTGACCTGTGCCGGGCTCGTTGCGTTGGTGGTGTTCCCTGCCTTGGGGCAGGCACGTCTCGCTGCCCAGCGCATGCAGTCGAGCAACAACATGAAGATGATCGCCCTGGCACTGCACAACTATCACGACACCTACGGCACGCTTCCACCTGCCTACATTCCCGATGAAGATGGCAAGCCAATGCATTCGTGGCGGACGCTGCTGTTGCCCTTCATCGAAGAGAACTATCTCTACGACCAGTACGATTTCGACCAGCCATGGAACAGTCCTGCCAACCTCCAGCTTGCCGCGAAAACGCCATGGGCCTACACCAATCCTGCAATGAAAGAACTCGAGGACCAGGGTTTGACGACCTATGTCGCCTTGGCAGGTCCCAAGACGGCGATCAACACCCAGCGAGGGGTCAAGCTGAGTGAAGTCATGCGTGGCGCCCCGAACCGAGTTATGGTGGTCGAAGACACCAGCAACCCGGTCCCGTGGTCCCAGCCGACCGATATCTCTCCAGAAGCGTTCCTGGCAATGGACTTCAGCCAACAGGTGTTCCACGGGGCGATGGTTGGTAATGTGGATGGTTCAGTCCGCTTCATTGCCGAGGATCAGAAGGGGGAACTGCAGGGCTTGGTCACTACGGATGACTTAGCCGAGTAA